From the Sphingomonas phyllosphaerae 5.2 genome, one window contains:
- a CDS encoding CDP-alcohol phosphatidyltransferase family protein produces MVSIAGAIMVMITAVLYAWVATPAAIALGFFLHCGWHVVDGADGALARMSGRASPSGEIVDGLCDYAGHGVLYLMLAGALDDRIGWIAWPIAVLAGVSRAVQSVFAESQRRTYQWWAYNTPWLQNARSDGRGIGVALSNLYLSVWHALSRPTQVVNALVASAEADPPERRRIAEIARQVGARALPMLAALGANPRTILLGLSMIAGTPLWFFLIEIVVLNVLLVLAIMQAAYLGRRIARLIASGHR; encoded by the coding sequence ATGGTGTCGATCGCCGGAGCGATAATGGTGATGATCACTGCGGTGCTCTACGCCTGGGTCGCGACTCCGGCGGCGATCGCGCTCGGTTTCTTCCTGCATTGCGGCTGGCACGTCGTGGACGGGGCCGACGGCGCGCTGGCGCGAATGTCCGGACGCGCATCGCCGTCGGGCGAGATCGTCGACGGGCTGTGCGACTATGCCGGGCACGGCGTGCTCTACCTGATGCTGGCGGGCGCGCTGGACGACCGGATCGGCTGGATCGCGTGGCCGATCGCGGTCCTGGCGGGGGTGAGTCGCGCGGTGCAGTCGGTGTTCGCGGAGAGCCAGCGCCGCACCTATCAATGGTGGGCCTATAATACGCCGTGGCTGCAGAACGCGCGTTCGGACGGGCGCGGCATCGGGGTCGCGCTGTCGAACCTTTACCTCAGCGTGTGGCATGCGCTGTCGCGGCCGACGCAGGTCGTCAACGCGCTGGTCGCCAGCGCCGAGGCCGACCCGCCCGAACGGCGGCGGATCGCGGAGATCGCCCGGCAGGTGGGTGCGCGCGCGCTGCCGATGCTGGCCGCGCTGGGTGCGAATCCGCGGACGATCCTGCTGGGGCTGAGCATGATCGCGGGGACGCCGTTGTGGTTCTTCCTCATCGAGATCGTGGTGCTGAACGTGCTGCTGGTGCTGGCGATCATGCAGGCGGCGTATCTGGGGCGGCGGATCGCGCGGCTGATCGCGAGCGGTCACCGCTGA